From Desulfonatronum thioautotrophicum, the proteins below share one genomic window:
- a CDS encoding helix-turn-helix domain-containing protein, with amino-acid sequence MDNHRFDNIWDAIEDTSDSAENMKLRSELMMALSEHMQRSKLNPSQAARLYGVTQPRITDLMRGKITLFSIDSLISMATAAGLHVEIHVLELQAA; translated from the coding sequence ATGGATAACCATCGTTTTGACAACATCTGGGATGCGATCGAGGATACCTCGGATTCAGCCGAAAACATGAAGCTGCGGTCGGAATTGATGATGGCTTTGAGTGAACATATGCAGCGGAGTAAACTGAATCCGTCTCAGGCAGCCAGGCTCTATGGCGTCACGCAGCCACGGATCACGGATTTGATGCGCGGAAAAATCACACTGTTCAGCATTGATTCCCTCATCAGCATGGCCACTGCGGCAGGGTTGCACGTTGAAATTCATGTTCTCGAGCTACAAGCCGCATGA
- a CDS encoding DUF2442 domain-containing protein: protein MQPQAVYLDSFKVKLTFSDGKVGVFDGNQLLERNGSLLEPLRDESFFRGFFIEAGSLNWSNGLELSPGKLYQSCSENLQHPQHGSSQTRCISR from the coding sequence ATTCAACCTCAAGCAGTATATCTTGATAGTTTCAAGGTAAAGCTAACTTTTTCTGATGGTAAAGTCGGCGTCTTTGACGGAAATCAGCTCTTGGAACGAAATGGTTCTTTGCTGGAACCTCTGCGCGATGAGTCTTTTTTTCGCGGTTTTTTTATCGAGGCGGGATCATTGAACTGGTCCAATGGTTTGGAATTGTCTCCAGGCAAACTGTACCAATCCTGCTCTGAAAATTTGCAGCATCCTCAACATGGAAGCTCTCAAACCCGTTGTATTTCTCGGTAG
- a CDS encoding type II toxin-antitoxin system RelE/ParE family toxin, giving the protein MEALKPVVFLGSSLEDLRAFPSLTRREAGYQIDRVQHGLMPDSWKPLPSIGPSVQEIRVRDAFGAFRVIYLAKFADAVYILHCFQKKSQKTSQKDLDLAAKRYRDLLQELTNYG; this is encoded by the coding sequence ATGGAAGCTCTCAAACCCGTTGTATTTCTCGGTAGTTCCCTCGAAGACCTCCGTGCGTTTCCTTCGTTGACGCGACGTGAAGCTGGCTACCAAATCGACAGGGTGCAACATGGTCTGATGCCGGATAGCTGGAAACCTCTGCCTTCGATCGGCCCAAGTGTTCAAGAGATTCGAGTTCGAGATGCATTTGGCGCTTTTAGAGTGATTTACCTGGCGAAGTTTGCGGATGCAGTTTATATTCTCCACTGTTTTCAAAAAAAATCGCAAAAAACTTCTCAGAAAGACCTTGATCTTGCTGCGAAGCGTTACCGAGACCTGTTGCAGGAGCTGACCAATTATGGATAA
- a CDS encoding nucleotidyltransferase domain-containing protein produces the protein MTEESTQIAVKNYLTELIRLGIPVSFGVMYGSRARNDFHRWSDIDLLVVSPAYDTPYSREDINLLWRTAARTDNRIEPLPVGLNRWKTDDESTIIESARREGIRVNVDANRKS, from the coding sequence ATGACTGAAGAATCAACTCAAATTGCCGTAAAAAACTACCTGACAGAACTGATTCGCCTCGGCATCCCAGTCAGCTTCGGGGTCATGTACGGTTCCCGTGCCCGAAATGATTTTCATCGCTGGAGCGACATTGATCTTCTTGTCGTATCCCCGGCCTACGACACGCCATACAGCCGGGAAGACATCAATCTGCTTTGGCGAACAGCCGCACGGACGGACAACCGGATTGAACCGCTACCCGTTGGGTTGAATCGCTGGAAGACGGACGACGAAAGCACCATCATCGAGTCCGCGCGAAGGGAAGGAATACGAGTCAATGTTGATGCAAATCGTAAAAGCTGA